The following coding sequences lie in one Aspergillus luchuensis IFO 4308 DNA, chromosome 8, nearly complete sequence genomic window:
- a CDS encoding PDGFA associated 1 family protein (COG:S;~EggNog:ENOG410PPX8;~InterPro:IPR019380,IPR039876;~PFAM:PF10252) codes for MAPRGRGKFSKPSRGGGKRFSRDVQPVDKDGNPVGLWRDADEDVPSSIDEDEEEGSTSESDSDSDSEDDNNNNTPSSSKPGPSSIPLTADSTASAAPELTREERRAAAKAKKQAAQARRLQTAAQPGDLPPSSSDEEDNSDGSDGEDEDLPANPNHTSKSRSQLSSSNAAGGAGAGAGKDQQDLSQLSRREREAIEAQQARERYMKLHAEGKTEEARADLARLALVREKREQERLRKEVEKEEKAEAARKRAEELKAKLGAKGGGKKGKKGK; via the exons ATGGCTCCCCGTGGTCGCGGAAAGTTCTCCAAGCCCTCTCGCGGAG GTGGAAAACGCTTCAGTCGAGACGTCCAACCCGTCGACAAAGACGGTAACCCTGTTGGCCTATGGCGG GATGCAGACGAGGACGTCCCCTCCTCGAtagacgaagatgaagaagaaggcagcaCATCCGAGTCAGACTCGGACTCGGACTCTGAagacgacaacaacaacaacaccccatcctcctcaaaacCCGGCCCCTCCTCTATCCCACTCACAGCAGACTCTACCGCCTCAGCAGCCCCCGAACTCACCCGTGAAGAGCGTCGCGCCGCAGCCAAAGCCAAAAAGCAAGCTGCGCAAGCCCGGCGACTCCAAACCGCGGCGCAACCGGGCGATTTACCCCCGTCCTcgtcggatgaggaggacaaCTCTGACGGAtcggatggcgaggatgaggatctACCCGCGAACCCGAATCATACGAGTAAATCTCGGTCTCAgttgagtagtagtaatgcggctggcggtgctggtgctggtgctggcaaGGATCAACAGGATCTGTCGCAGCTTTCGCGACGGGAGAGGGAAGCTATTGAGGCGCAGCAGGCCAGGGAACGGTATATGAAGTTGCATGCGGAggggaagacggaggaggcgagggcGGATTTGGCGCGGTTGGCGCTcgtgagggagaagagggagcaGGAGCGGTTGAGGAAggaggtcgagaaggaggagaaggctgaggCGGCGAGAAAgagggcggaggagctgaaggcgaAGTTGGGGGCTaaggggggtgggaagaaggggaagaaggggaaatga
- a CDS encoding putative MFS monocarboxylate transporter (COG:G;~EggNog:ENOG410PJIM;~InterPro:IPR020846,IPR011701,IPR036259;~PFAM:PF07690;~TransMembrane:12 (i104-125o137-156i163-182o188-211i223-243o255-275i296-320o326-351i363-383o389-414i426-447o453-475i);~go_function: GO:0022857 - transmembrane transporter activity [Evidence IEA];~go_process: GO:0055085 - transmembrane transport [Evidence IEA]) translates to MSARSSHDIQQDLTISANEEKSGPSQAANSPVPEQFLPLGNEKGDEEVGLGPEAQKELSKTPTNVSHVGALASRTLTLVRTRESGRDLGPPPDGGFKAWSQVALAHFVIFNTWGYINSFGVFQTYYTETLGRTPSDISWVGSIQIFLLFFVGTFSGRATDAGYFKAILTVGAVLELFCIFMTSLCTQYWQLFLAQGVGQGIGCGLMFCPTIALMPTYFTKNRAIAIGIVASGSATGGLVFPAVVMRLLPQIGYGWTMRTLGFISLATLIPCLVFLQQRLPPRRSGPLVEWGAFKEAPYALFALGMFLNFWGLYVGFFYIGSFARNIIGVSNSTSIDVLLVMNGVGLLGRLIPNLMADRYTGPLNMLIPFSLVTGVVAFCWAAVHTYDEMYAFSAFYGLAAAGIQSLFPATLSTLTTDLKKTGVRMGMVLSVVAVAALIGTPIAGALVDRDDGQYLYAQMFMGSAILAGTLTLIAARVTKLGLTWQRA, encoded by the coding sequence ATGTCCGCTAGATCATCGCATGATATCCAGCAAGACTTGACCATCTCCGCAAATGAGGAGAAAAGTGGACCCAGTCAGGCTGCCAACTCTCCCGTTCCTGAACAATTCCTTCCGCTAGGGAATGAGAAgggtgatgaagaagtagGCCTTGGCCCCGAAGCACAAAAGGAATTGTCGAAAACCCCGACGAATGTTAGCCATGTTGGCGCACTGGCCAGTAGAACCTTGACCCTAGTCCGCACCCGAGAGTCTGGAAGGGACCTGGGACCTCCCCCCGATGGCGGCTTCAAGGCATGGTCTCAAGTAGCCTTGGCTCATTTTGTCATCTTCAACACCTGGGGCTACATCAATAGTTTTGGTGTGTTCCAAACCTACTATACCGAGACACTAGGTCGCACCCCGTCCGATATCTCCTGGGTAGGCAGTATCCAGATCTTCttactcttcttcgtcggcaCCTTCTCTGGACGCGCAACCGACGCCGGATATTTCAAAGCCATTCTGACCGTTGGGGCTGTCCTGGAATTATTTTGCATCTTTATGACCTCCCTGTGCACGCAGTATTGGCAGCTGTTCCTGGCTCAGGGCGTTGGTCAGGGCATCGGTTGTGGACTGATGTTCTGCCCGACCATTGCCCTGATGCCGACTTACTTTACCAAAAACCGAGCGATTGCGATCGGAATCGTGGCCTCGGGCTCTGCCACCGGCGGCCTGGTTTTCCCGGCGGTCGTCATGCGACTCCTCCCTCAAATCGGATATGGCTGGACCATGCGGACCCTGGGGTTCATCTCTTTGGCGACGCTGATTCCGTGCCTGGTGTTTCTCCAGCAACGACTGCCTCCGCGTCGCAGCGGACCACTCGTCGAGTGGGGGGCGTTCAAAGAGGCGCCCTATGCTTTGTTCGCCCTGGGGATGTTCCTCAACTTCTGGGGCCTCTATGTAGGGTTCTTCTACATTGGCAGCTTCGCCCGCAACATCATCGGGGTTTCCAACTCAACGTCGATCGACGTCCTTCTAGTCATGAATGGTGTTGGTCTGCTGGGCCGGTTGATTCCCAACCTGATGGCCGATCGGTACACGGGACCCTTGAACATGCTGATCCCGTTCAGCCTGGTGACAGGAGTGGTCGCGTTCTGCTGGGCTGCGGTTCACACTTACGACGAGATGTATGCCTTCAGTGCGTTCTATGGgctggcagcagcaggaatcCAGTCACTCTTCCCGGCCACCCTGAGCACGCTTACCACGGATCTGAAGAAGACCGGAGTGAGAATGGGCATGGTGCTCAGTGTAGTGGCTGTGGCTGCGCTGATCGGTACCCCCATTGCCGGGGCACTGGTCGATCGGGATGATGGGCAATATCTGTATGCGCAGATGTTCATGGGCAGTGCGATTCTAGCGGGGACGCTGACCTTGATTGCGGCGAGAGTGACGAAGTTGGGGCTGACCTGGCAACGAGCGTAG
- the orlA gene encoding putative alpha,alpha-trehalose-phosphate synthase subunit Tps2 (CAZy:GT20;~COG:G;~EggNog:ENOG410PI8E;~InterPro:IPR001830,IPR003337,IPR006379,IPR036412, IPR023214;~PFAM:PF00982,PF02358;~TransMembrane:1 (o895-915i);~go_function: GO:0003824 - catalytic activity [Evidence IEA];~go_process: GO:0005992 - trehalose biosynthetic process [Evidence IEA]) — protein sequence MAAEQRSAAMPDGQPNPGPIGSGLNVLGEDAFVNASNATPDLRGEQTQPSTLPDAPSYFFDTPGNHASSVPPAVTSPITPSQAVKDAKSGPELLRRLSLIESPIMLDADPREQYPSLRLTGRVISAAFCIPYKLYLHPGSDWELKPRPGTSALFDSMAYLGSNESKWSHTLVGWTGEVEPVQETAIPLQQIPINTSAKVPTTLNGSALPLNKAAAPVPVDASQRLPSHPLLDGFEVDLEDRERLDKQLSSSRYGKIVPVWLTGESEHPDDTVFLDDQGRWRRYAERELYPLLHYKQHGPTDGKSERKWWADYVRMNRLFADRIAQEYKEGDIVWIHDYHLFLVPSMLRQRIPNIYIGFFLHAPFPSSEFMRCLAKRKEVLTGVLGANMIGFQTFSYSRHFSSCCTRVLGFDSNSAGVDAYGAHVAVDVFPIGIDTKTIQKAAFESAEIEKAVLGIRKLYAGKKIIVGRDRLDSVRGVAQKLQSFEVFLERYPEWRDKVVLIQVTSPTSVDEQKEENKIASQVSNLVSTINGRFGSLSFAPVKYYPQYLSPHEYFALLRVADVGLITTVRDGMNTTSLEYIICQQNNYGPLILSEFSGTAGTLSNAIHINPWDTVGVAGAINKALTMSPEEKMSQHQKLYKHVTANTVSSWSKQFVTRLLTNLSSFDQSVATPALDRAKLVRQYRRARKRLFMFDYDGTLTPIVKDPQAAIPSDRVLRTIKTLAADPRNAVWIISGRDQAFLDEWMGHIPELGLSAEHGCFIRKPHSDDWENLAERSNMGWQKEVMDTFQHFTERTQGSFIERKRVALTWHYRRADPEYGAFQARECRKQLEDTVGKRWEVEVMAGKANLEVRPTFVNKGFIAARLVNEYGTGPGQAPEFIFCSGDDFTDEGKAPFLFILSSLLSILSPLMCSPVIPS from the exons ATGGCCGCCGAACAACGGTCTGCCGCCATGCCCGATGGCCAGCCCAATCCGGGCCCCATTGGCTCTGGCCTGAATGTTCTGGGCGAAGATGCGTTTGTGAATGCCTCAAATGCCACCCCGGATCTGCGGGGTGAACAGACCCAgccctccaccctccccgatGCCCCTTCCTACTTTTTTGATACCCCGGGGAACCACGCTTCTTCGGTCCCTCCAGCTGTCACTTCCCCCATCACTCCCTCCCAGGCTGTCAAGGACGCCAAATCAGGTCCTGAATTGTTGCGCCGCCTGAGCCTGATAGAATCTCCCATCATGCTGGACGCCGACCCCCGCGAACAATACCCCAGCCTGCGTCTTACCGGCCGAGTGATCAGTGCTGCATTCTGTATCCCCTATAAGCTCTATCTCCATCCCGGGTCCGACTGG GAGCTGAAACCCCGTCCGGGAACCTCCGCTCTATTTGATTCAATGGCCTATCTTGGTTCTAATGAATCGAAATGGTCCCACACCCTCGTTGGCTGGACCGGCGAGGTCGAGCCGGTCCAGGAGACAGCGATTCCTTTGCAACAGATTCCCATCAACACAAGTGCCAAAGTGCCGACCACCCTCAACGGTTCGGCCTTGCCCCTCAATAAAGCTGCCGCACCGGTGCCTGTGGATGCCAGCCAACGCCTACCCAGCCATCCTCTCCTTGACGGCTTCGAAGTGGACCTGGAGGACCGAGAAAGGCTCGATAAGCAGCTGAGCTCCAGCCGCTATGGTAAGATCGTGCCGGTCTGGTTGACCGGTGAATCGGAACATCCAGATGACACGGTCTTCTTGGACGACCAGGGTCGGTGGAGGCGTTATGCCGAGCGCGAGCTCTACCCACTCCTTCATTACAAACAGCACGGTCCCACGGACGGCAAATCGGAACGTAAGTGGTGGGCAGACTACGTCCGCATGAATCGTCTCTTCGCCGACCGCATTGCGCAAGAATACAAGGAAGGAGATATTGTCTGGATCCATGACTACCACCTATTCCTGGTCCCGAGTATGCTGCGCCAACGCATCCCCAATATTTACATTGGTTTCTTCCTGCATGCGCCATTTCCCAGCAGTGAGTTCATGCGCTGCTTGGCCAAGCGCAAGGAGGTGCTTACGGGGGTCCTGGGGGCCAACATGATCGGCTTCCAGACGTTCTCATACTCTCGTCACTTCTCATCTTGCTGTACACGTGTCCTTGGCTTTGATTCCAACTCGGCCGGGGTGGACGCCTACGGTGCTCATGTAGCAGTGGATGTCTTCCCGATAGGTATCGATACCAAGACGATTCAAAAGGCAGCCTTCGAGTCTGCCGAGATAGAAAAGGCAGTCTTGGGTATTCGCAAGCTTTATGCCGGAAAGAAGATTATTGTCGGCCGTGATCGACTGGACAGTGTCCGCGGTGTGGCCCAGAAGCTGCAGTCGTTCGAGGTCTTCCTCGAGCGGTACCCTGAATGGCGGGATAAGGTGGTCCTAATCCAGGTAACCAGCCCAACCAGCGTCGACgagcagaaagaagagaacaagatTGCCAGTCAGGTCTCTAATCTGGTTTCTACCATCAATGGCCGGTTCGGATCATTGAGCTTTGCCCCCGTCAAGTACTACCCGCAGTACCTCTCCCCTCATGAGTACTTCGCGCTGCTGCGCGTCGCTGACGTCGGACTCATCACCACGGTCCGCGACGGCATGAACACGACTAGCTTGGAGTATATCATCTGCCAACAGAATAACTATGGCCCCTTGATCCTCTCCGAGTTCTCTGGTACGGCGGGGACTTTGTCCAATGCCATTCATATCAACCCATGGGATACCGTCGGCGTGGCGGGAGCCATCAACAAAGCCCTAACCATGTCTCCGGAAGAGAAGATGTCACAGCATCAGAAGCTTTACAAGCACGTCACTGCAAACACAGTCTCGTCCTGGTCAAAGCAGTTTGTCACTCGTCTCCTCACCAACCTCTCGTCATTTGACCAATCCGTGGCAACGCCGGCCCTCGATCGGGCCAAGCTGGTGCGGCAGTACCGTCGGGCTCGGAAGAGACTATTCATGTTTGACTACGATGGTACACTTACTCCGATTGTCAAAGACCCGCAAGCTGCGATCCCCTCGGATCGGGTGCTGCGTACTATCAAGACCCTCGCCGCAGACCCACGAAATGCGGTGTGGATCATCAGTGGACGTGATCAAGCCTTCTTGGATGAGTGGATGGGCCACATCCCCGAGCTAGGACTAAGTGCAGAGCACGGATGCTTCATTCGCAAGCCCCACTCGGATGACTGGGAGAATCTGGCCGAACGGAGTAACATGGGCTGGCAGAAGGAGGTCATGGATACGTTCCAGCACTTCACAGAACGGACACAGGGCTCTTTCATCGAAAGAAAGCGCGTGGCCCTGACATGGCATTATCGCCGTGCGGATCCGGAGTATGGAGCGTTCCAGGCTCGCGAATGCCGGAAGCAGCTTGAAGACACCGtcgggaagagatgggaagTCGAAGTCATGGCCGGGAAAGCCAACCTGGAAGTTCGGCCGACGTTCGTTAACAAGGGATTCATCGCGGCTCGCCTCGTCAATGAGTACGGCACCGGCCCTGGGCAAGCTCCTGAGTTTATCTTTTGCTCCGGCGACGACTTCACAGATGAAGGTAAGgctcctttccttttcattcTCAGCTCTTTATTAtcaattctttccccccttatGTGCTCTCCCGTTATTCCATCTTAG
- a CDS encoding uncharacterized protein (COG:L;~EggNog:ENOG410PX2Q;~InterPro:IPR043519) → MRVLCSSNRYLLSSPSSSVAAYLAPSISSPLKPRYFHQTRSTFKNPAIFKNSLQKTLEAHRSSNRASLIRKIPNKPADSEQSPAEVATNDGPSNGSNTDVTLGSSPTPKSPRRKPRSIQKSHPPSRPSYTPQLIHWDADSKRGRPVQCPWLDGLDSTRSFSDGLSQLDAEIKALEKYLSPTPPEEERVHRITAHIAGLLEGTAPRAPCIIGSWRTGLAMSHSHLDLLLPVPDSIRSTEQVRKPSATRPQILAQHKRLLRDVEQILQDFRSFNIVYPSTAVHHETGLRIRFSCGEDIPPMVEYIQDYRAEYPSVRPLYMAVRLLLESQGLCGHGPRSLKPEALVMLIVAFLKLNHGKFQRSDGLGERLLAFLQMYGTEVDLTTTGIAVDPPGTFDADTVRSASRMFSSQPDEIPAHLRGQRAIINMKKTAASMGNTAAATRLCLQNPTNYLDDLGRSCLDTPQLRAAFARAHERLRTALDHWDQCAPVTLDHSLLNSVLQVNFDDFSQVRDRLTVRTVDST, encoded by the coding sequence ATGCGCGTTCTTTGCTCCTCTAATCGAtatctcctctcctctccttcctcgtcGGTTGCTGCTTATTTGGCCCCCTCTATATCCTCTCCGCTGAAGCCGCGATACTTCCACCAAACCCGCTCGACTTTCAAGAACCCGGCAATTTTCAAAAATAGTCTACAAAAAACCCTCGAAGCACACCGTTCCTCGAATCGAGCTAGTTTAATTCGCAAGATACCGAATAAACCAGCTGATTCTGAACAGTCACCTGCGGAGGTTGCAACAAACGATGGGCCATCGAACGGTTCCAACACAGATGTAACTTTGGGGTCTTCCCCGACCCCAAAAAGCCCAAGGAGGAAACCTCGCTCCATTCAGAAGTCCCACCCGCCGTCCCGGCCTTCATACACACCTCAGCTGATACACTGGGATGCTGACTCCAAACGGGGCCGGCCGGTTCAATGTccatggctggatggattggattcAACGAGGTCCTTCAGTGACGGCCTCTCCCAGCTAGATGCGGAGATTAAGGCACTTGAAAAATACCTCAGTCCGACCCcaccggaggaggagagggttcATCGGATAACCGCGCATATAGCTGGTCTTCTGGAAGGGACTGCGCCCCGTGCCCCCTGTATCATCGGATCATGGCGAACCGGGCTAGCCATGAGCCACTCCCATCtggaccttctcctccccgtCCCAGACTCAATACGATCTACCGAACAGGTTCGAAAACCAAGCGCCACGCGTCCGCAGATCCTCGCTCAGCACAAGCGTCTGCTCCGAGATGTTGAACAGATCCTTCAGGACTTCCGATCCTTCAACATCGTCTACCCATCCACCGCCGTTCATCACGAGACGGGTCTCCGCATACGCTTCTCCTGCGGAGAAGACATTCCCCCCATGGTCGAGTACATTCAAGACTACCGTGCCGAATACCCCTCCGTCCGACCTCTCTACATGGCTGTGCGACTTCTCCTCGAATCCCAAGGCCTATGTGGCCATGGCCCGAGATCCCTTAAACCCGAAGCCCTAGTCATGCTCATCGTAGCATTCCTAAAGTTGAATCACGGCAAGTTCCAACGTTCTGACGGTTTAGGCGAGCGCCTTCTCGCCTTTCTCCAAATGTATGGCACCGAAGTCGATCTCACGACGACCGGAATCGCCGTCGATCCTCCGGGTACCTTTGATGCGGATACTGTCCGCTCCGCCAGCCGGATGTTCTCCAGTCAGCCGGACGAGATCCCCGCCCATTTGCGCGGTCAGCGAGCCATCATCAATATGAAGAAAACCGCCGCGTCCATGGGCAACACAGCCGCGGCTACGCGGCTATGTCTGCAGAATCCTACTAATTATTTGGATGACCTGGGCCGTTCTTGTCTTGATACTCCACAACTGCGGGCGGCGTTTGCGCGCGCTCATGAGCGTCTTCGTACGGCTCTCGATCACTGGGACCAGTGCGCGCCTGTAACTCTCGATCACAGTCTGCTGAACTCGGTTTTGCAGGTGAATTTTGACGATTTCAGCCAAGTGCGCGATCGACTTACTGTCAGGACAGTCGATTCCACGTGA